In the Pelmatolapia mariae isolate MD_Pm_ZW linkage group LG10_11, Pm_UMD_F_2, whole genome shotgun sequence genome, TCTAGTATCGTATTATATGAACAAAAACTAGtatataatatttctgtttaaACAGCTGATAATGTTAAACAACCTGAACaggtatatttatatattcataaatatatttttaattaatgagaGCAGTTTTGAAGAAACTGAGAAATACCTGAAGTGTGCTTCAAGCAACATATATGTACTGTCACATTTGCTTGTTAGCACTGTTAATTAGCCGTAATTAttcaacagttaaaaaaaaaaaaaaattattacaaTTAATCCTCAAAAGACAGCATTTCGATAGACTGTATCCCTTGGAAATCCACATTATGTGGAGataacacagacacaaaacagcATACAGCTAATGAGACTGCAGGCGAATTCTCCCTTACCTTTTCACTGAAACACTCAAGCAAGTCTCCAACATACCCTCGCATCTCTTGCAAGAACTTATATTGCTCTGCATTGTCATTGGATGAgccctccagctgctgtatgGTACGCTCAGAAGCAGCTAGGTCTTCATTGATCTGTTTGTAGCGGTCGACATTTCCATTGTGGCCTGCATGCATTTGGCTGAGCCTGTAGACACATGACATACAAGGACAGAATGAATTAGATGGTTGTAAAGCTAGTGTAATCTTAATTACAAGCTCTGCAGATAGAAAAGTTTGAATTACACCAACAATGATAAACAGCAACTAGAGAGGCAACATTTTTGCCTCTCTGGTCCTTAGATCTGTGGACTGTGTGTCTCGGTCATCAGGACCACAGCAAACAGAGATGGCAGCAGCCGAGCTGAGGACTGAAAACAGACGTTGGTGCAGTTTTCTACTGGACCTACCTATCCTGCAGGCGTTTCTTTACCAGATCAATGGATACCGGGATTAGATCATTAAGAGGGGCCCCGTAGTGAACAGAACCATTGTCAGCTTGTCCAGTCGGTTTGGCAGTCTGTGGAGCCACTGTACTGTAGGTGTAAGGCATGCTGTAGGAAGAGCCATATGGCTGGCTCTCATAGCTGTTCTGGTAGTAGACTGTGCTGTCTTCTGGCTGACTGCTTTGGACCTATTCATTaggaacacagaaaacacaaaacacttcaGCTACTAAAAATAACAGCATTGCTCCAACTAACGATTAAAGCACAAATTTTCAACCCCATAAACTATTCAATATATGAGGGTGGCACAATGGatcaaattttaatttcaatcaTGATTTTGGCTTCCCACAATTAATTAAACATGATCAAGTGATATTGAAAATGCATGCTACACTACAAAATGCAAAGGCAAATCAAGCCTTTCTTAAACATTGCATATgcttaacacagctgttccctgCACCATGTAGTTTCCTATACTAGCTTGGATGAGGAACAACTTTAAAAGACAGATGTACAACAAAAGTCAGACACAGTGAAGAGCTTGTGCCCGATCATTACGCATTATTTGGAAATGCTTTGAATTGAGTGACGTTAACCAAGAAGAAATCATATGCAAAGAGTTCTGTAAAGGTGTGTCTGCCTCGTAAATAGGGCTGAACGATATATCGCATTTGCGATAATATCGCGACATGATCTAGTGCAATTTTCTAACCGCAAAGGCTGCGATTATACTCTGTTTACGTGACATGCGCGAGTAAAACATGTGATATGATCAAACGAGATTGTCTAACCACAGAGGCTGCACTCTGGTCACATGACACGGGGAGCAAAGTTTTGAAACAGTCTACCGAGAGTGAACTAGCAAGCAAAGCTGTAGCCTACACAATGGCCTCAGGTTCAACAGAACCAGAGCCTGCGGGGATGCTAGTACCAAAGAGGAACTGCACATCAGCCGTGTGGGAATATTTTGGGTTTAAAAGAGATGATGTCGCACAGAGTCAGGTACTGTGTAAAACCTGTCTTGGTAGAGTTTCTACATCTCGGGGAAACACTATGAATTTGTACCAGCACCTTAAGACTCAGCACAAAACAGAGTATGATAGATGTATGGCTAAAAAATCTAGTAGTGTGCAGAATAAACCTAGTAACGTTACTCGGCAAGGATCACTGACCGAACTGTTTGAAGGTGTTACGCCATATGAACGCACTTCAAAACGGCACGTGGAAATCACCAAAGCAGTAACCCACTGCATCGCGAAAGACATGATGCCCGTCAATACGGTGACCAAGCCTGGGTTCAATAATTTGGTAACTACACTGGATAAGAGGTACAGAATGCCCTCCCGCACGTATTTCAGTCAGACTGCAATACCCGAGCTACATATGCAATGTAGGCGGAGGGTTGCAGCGGAGTTAAAGGCTGTTGAGTTTTTTGCGGCGACAACAGACATGTGGTCAAGCCGTACAGCAGAGCCCTATCAAAGTCTGACGGTGCATTACATTACCGAAGACCTCCACCTCGAAGCTCGCAGCCTACAAACGGCCTACTTCCCCGAAGACCACACAGGGGAAAACATTGCTGCTGGCCTGAGAGAGGGGCTTGCGTGTTGGGATCTCCCTGAAGACAACCTTGTCTGCATAACGACGGACAACGCGTCAAATATGGTGAAAGCAGCACAGCTGAACGAATGGACCAGGCTCCAGTGTTTCGGACACAGATGACATCTTGCTATTGGTAAGTTACTGccgtgtgtgagagagagagagcgagagagagagcgagagcgagagcgagtgtgtgtgtgtgtgcgtgtatgtatgCGCGAGCCTGTATATCACTCTCTCCCACAAACACACCACACTATTATTTATCTTGTTCTTTACTGCTGTTAATTCTAGATATGTTATGTCAACCCCACACTGATGTACCCACCTCTTcttatgtattttcttttttgtttttgtcttatgGTCTTATGTTCTTGTATGTCATGATGTATGTAACAATAGCTTTGGCAACACTGTTCCCATAGTCATGCTAATAAAGCAACTTTGaatttgagagagagagagaaatggtgAAACCTTGCATCATAACTGCAATTGTATGTCTAACactaattttactttttactttatttttttttccctccagaaAATGCAATCAAAGATGGTAGAGTATCAAGAGCAATTGGGCTGTGCAAGAAGTTGGTGGGGCACTTCTCGCACAGTTGGAAGAAAAAGGCAGCACTCACTGAGGCACAGAAGGAGCTTAAGCTTCCTGAGCACTCTCTCATTACTGAGTGCCCTACAAGATGGGGGTCCAAAGAGAAAATGATTGCCAGAGTGCTGGAACAGATGAAAGCCATATCGCAGGTATTGACAGGTGACCGACATGCACGCTCCCTCATCCCAACCCGGCAGGATGCTGAAGTGTTGGAGTCCATTCATAAGGCACTGCATCCTCTCTCCGAATTTACTGATGCTCTTTCTGGAGAAGAGTATGTGAGCATCTCCTACCTCAAGCCAGTTCTCCATCTTCTGGCAACATCAGTCTTGGCTGAAGATGCTGAGGACACTGATCTGACTAGATCAATTAAAACCAAGGTCCTGGCATACCTCAACGACAAGTATAGTGACCTCAACACCCAGGAGCTTTTGGATGTTGCGTCGTTCATGGACCCTAGGTTCAAAACGCAATACATCAGCGCAGACAACCTTCCTGCCATTAAGGCCCGACTGAAGACAGAAATGGTGGAATCGGCTAGACGTACACATAATCAGGTAAATCCTTGAAAATTATATTTCCACAAACacataatatttatatataagctAACTGCAAAACTAATGTCTCTCTTCCCATCTGGCAGGAGAAGAGGTCTCGCACTGAAACTGCTCAAAATTCTCCAAGTGCACAGGCCTCTGGGGGAAAGGCAAAGAAGACTCTTGGTAGTCTTTTTAAAACCAGTGCGGCCTCTTC is a window encoding:
- the LOC134637153 gene encoding E3 SUMO-protein ligase ZBED1-like, with protein sequence MIARVLEQMKAISQVLTGDRHARSLIPTRQDAEVLESIHKALHPLSEFTDALSGEEYVSISYLKPVLHLLATSVLAEDAEDTDLTRSIKTKVLAYLNDKYSDLNTQELLDVASFMDPRFKTQYISADNLPAIKARLKTEMVESARRTHNQEKRSRTETAQNSPSAQASGGKAKKTLGSLFKTSAASSALPLPLEDVVEAELNSYLLTPVIDGEDDPLAWWKVHNIHFPQLCKMARKYLCVPATSAPSERLFSTGGNIVTCTRSSLKPAKVDMLVFLAKNL